In a single window of the Drosophila miranda strain MSH22 chromosome XL, D.miranda_PacBio2.1, whole genome shotgun sequence genome:
- the LOC108159168 gene encoding homeotic protein female sterile isoform X1 yields MSSNEPPPRYEPPVEPVNGIVQPPVVPPVDRPGRNTNQLQFLIKTVMKMIWKHHFAWPFQQPVDAKKLNLPDYHKIIKQPMDMGTIKKRLENNYYWSAKETIHDFNTMFNNCYVYNKPGEDVVVMAQTLEKVFLQKIETMPKEELELEPATPKGGKKKVRTPATPKSGSGGGGGAGSSTGAAVANSNTGSSSSGSVNKVAPSAQQLPSMGTGLAAQSAGAGGHGSAAGSGTTSRPVSAMGGTVSSTAGGGGAPSIPPISTMPPHTVPGSTNTTTTNATMVDAIIASLRNTSQAAYPGATQAAVNSSSLLDGSSSAASVAATTAAAAAAAAAAAAAAAAAASSGGGAGAPGTVSTAGGVTIPSVNTTTNVHSSYVNSTAGVGVGVGVDAVIPPQQPAKMKKGVKRKADTTTPTANAFESPYAQMDSKSAKIATRRESNRQVKGKKDLTFQGSGYAMSPSMGGVPGLLAGVAASVAAAKSKEKLSDALKSCNEILKELFSKKHSGYAWPFYKPVDAEMLGLHDYHDIIKKPMDLGTVKRKMDNREYKSAPEFAADVRLIFTNCYKYNPPDHDVVAMGRKLQDVFEMRYANIPDEPVSNAAHHHAHTHGHGHGHGHGQSHGHGHGHGHGGYSSASLKHDGSDSSSEESSDTENESNSDEERSAKLKMLESKLLGLQEEIRKLSEEASAKKKAKKKLKEKKKNIGGGSGSGSASHHGHASAGGDAGGPSASHGGVLVPASVVALSAGGAAGPLSALLSGSLVGASGAGGGVPNVSALHSHAYDMTLAMNQLKGNAAATGAGFTAGIPPPGPAPGGKGANMASAMAAAGAGPGASGGTGSSKSKSKGQRGKGSSSNAGAGGASSGVTVNAGSGIGGAGAASSAGSGGGSGATGPSGNSSKRGKGSSSAGGGGGGGGGSGSGANATSATGAGARGSSKKKPSQVMNFDSEEEDTAKPMSYDEKRQLSLDINKLPGDKLGRVVHIIQNREPSLRDSNPDEIEIDFETLKPSTLRELESYVASCLRKKTRKPCYKKPSGKSKDEQMAEKKQELEKRLQDVTGQLGASKKNAKKDDSTSNKVEAVQPANPVSSSSSSSDSSSSSSSDSSSSDSSDSEADLTKQHRVNTDVADVSQHRSTLANTPVALGAVRWENEGDGDERPPRKKKPRDSNGSNVNNPSLSGVLGGVLPSGGLTPTLLHMGLDHVLNPNSPTSQMANLLGNPNPLTAAAMLNNNNKTTLQVGGSFGGASAGGNNSMLHGPVGATAHHKNGQNDHLMTGKVPPGGGAAGAASLPPHSYAGSVPTQAASLSGGGIRIASNLHKHPNLPGGDLVENHAALTAALTSTVNSNSGSGAGVGVGAGLSNTSSGTASGHTLNANTMGGHGDGLSSGSLSSGLKQIPQFDDPVEQSLASLEFSAAAASTGKSGLTDNFLMAQQGHLMQQPGQQQQQPPFGHHQQQQQHQQQQQQQHQHHMDYMTELLTKGAENVPGMNGNLLNFNLDMAAAAAYQQKQHHGQHSQQQQQQQQQQQQQQQQQQQQSHNNGFNVADFGMPGFDNLTATAFLDLEHTLQQQHMQLQQQQQQQHHHHQQQTLQQLQAHQQQQLQLTNKMLLIPKPIESMMPSPPDKLKVMLKVSQSPSEMKLHSSQAAAAQSMLAQSFKAAEQNLKNASSWSSLASASSPQNTSSSSSSSKPKPAMDSFQQFRNKAKERDRLKLLEAAEKEKKHQKEAAEKEQQRKHHKSSSSSSALQVAQAAAAAVATAAVAAAAAAAAASSANISTGNAPQSSAGQISSDRERSSSAVDATRMSSGGGGNGGLLLPGNGNNSSNSANSNGPGSAGSGSGGPVSGPASGGGPNSGGCIIGPLANTGSNSNSGVASGATSSNSNSSVGGVVGSGGPGSNSQGSSGGGGTMGSGLLEYGQQVVVLTQAAANAQAQHVSTTMTAQTVLASSPLEAMESGRKSVHDTQSQISRVEDIKASPGQGQSSPAQQSPQDRAAAKRAEQRRAEQERRRREALAGQIDMNMQSDLMAAFEETL; encoded by the exons atgTCGTCCAACGAACCACCACCTCGCTACGAGCCGCCTGTGGAGCCGGTCAATGGCATTGTGCAGCCACCGGTTGTGCCTCCAGTGGATCGACCGGGCCGCAATACAAATCAATTGCAATTTTTGATCAAAACCGTGATGAAGATGATATGGAAGCACCATTTTGCGTGGCCCTTCCAGCAGCCCGTCGACGCGAAAAAGCTCAACCTACCCGACTACCACAAGATCATCAAGCAGCCGATGGACATGGGCACGATCAAGAAGCGACTGGAGAACAATTATTACTGGTCGGCAAAGGAGACCATCCATGACTTCAACACGATGTTCAACAACTGTTATGTGTACAACAAGCCCGGCGAGGATGTGGTCGTGATGGCCCAGACGCTGGAGAAGGTATTCTTGCAGAAGATCGAGACGATGCCCAAGGAGGAGCTTGAGCTGGAGCCGGCCACGCCCAAGGGTGGCAAGAAGAAGGTACGTACCCCTGCCACGCCCAAGTCTGGATCGGGAGGAGGCGGTGGAGCTGGATCAAGCACGGGTGCGGCTGTGGCCAACAGCAATACTGGTAGCAGTAGCAGCGGATCCGTCAATAAGGTAGCACCATCGGCGCAACAGTTGCCCAGCATGGGGACCGGCTTGGCGGCACAGTCAGCGGGAGCCGGAGGTCATGGATCAGCGGCGGGGTCAGGGACAACATCCCGACCCGTATCAGCGATGGGCGGAACGGTTTCATCGACggccggcggcggcggtgCACCGTCCATACCACCGATTAGCACAATGCCACCGCACACAGTCCCCGGCAGCACCAACACAACGACGACGAACGCGACGATGGTCGACGCCATTATAGCCAGCCTTCGGAATACCAGCCAGGCCGCATATCCGGGCGCCACCCAGGCGGCGGTTAACAGCTCCTCCCTACTggacggcagcagcagtgcGGCATCGgttgcagcaacaacagcggcggcggcggcagcagcagcggcagcagcagcagcagcggcggcggcagcatcATCTGGCGGAGGAGCGGGTGCTCCCGGAACAGTCAGTACGGCGGGCGGTGTGACAATACCATCCGTCAATACCACCACCAATGTGCACTCCTCCTACGTGAACAGCACGGCGGGCGTCGGAGTCGGTGTCGGTGTGGATGCGGTGATACCGCCCCAACAGCCGGCGAAAATGAAGAAGGGCGTCAAACGGAAGGCCGACACAACGACGCCGACGGCCAATGCGTTTGAGTCGCCCTACGCCCAAATGGACTCGAAGTCGGCCAAGATAGCGACGCGAAGGGAATCGAATCGTCAGGTAAAGGGCAAAAAG GATCTTACATTCCAGGGCTCGGGTTATGCGATGTCACCATCGATGGGTGGCGTGCCTGGATTATTGGCCGGCGTCGCCGCCAGTGTTGCGGCGGCCAAGTCAAAGGAGAAGCTCTCGGACGCACTAAAGTCATGCAACGAGATCCTCAAGGAGCTGTTCAGCAAGAAGCACTCGGGCTATGCCTGGCCCTTCTACAAGCCGGTGGATGCGGAAATGCTCGGTCTGCACGACTACCACGACATCATCAAGAAGCCCATGGACCTGGGCACCGTCAAGCGGAAAATGGACAATCGGGAGTACAAGAGCGCGCCGGAGTTTGCGGCCGATGTGCGATTAATATTCACCAACTGCTACAAGTACAATCCGCCAGATCATGATGTTGTGGCCATGGGCCGGAAGCTGCAAGACGTCTTCGAGATGCGTTACGCGAACATACCCGACGAACCGGTTTCTAATGCGGCCCATCATCATGCTCACACGCACGGACATGGGCACGGCCATGGACACGGCCAGAGCCACGGTCACGGGCATGGGCATGGCCACGGTGGCTACTCGAGCGCTTCCCTCAAGCACGATGGCAGTGACTCGTCCAGCGAGGAATCCAGCGACACGGAGAACGAGTCCAACTCGGACGAGGAGCGCAGCGCCAAGCTGAAAATGCTCGAGTCCAAGCTGCTCGGTCTCCAGGAGGAGATCCGAAAGCTCTCCGAGGAGGCCTCCGCCAAGAAGAAGGCCAAGAAAAAACTCAaagagaagaagaagaacatCGGTGGGGGCTCTGGCTCCGGTTCGGCCTCTCATCATGGCCATGCCTCGGCTGGAGGTGACGCTGGCGGTCCGTCCGCCAGCCATGGCGGTGTCTTGGTCCCGGCCAGCGTCGTCGCCCTATCGGCGGGTGGAGCAGCGGGACCCCTATCGGCCCTACTGAGCGGCTCACTGGTGGGGGCCAGCGGAGCGGGCGGAGGAGTGCCGAACGTCTCGGCACTTCATTCACACGCCTACGACATGACCCTTGCCATGAACCAACTGAAGGGCAATGCGGCAGCGACCGGAGCAGGCTTTACGGCCGGCATACCGCCACCAGGACCAGCGCCAGGCGGCAAGGGGGCCAACATGGCCAGCGCCATGGCTGCGGCGGGAGCGGGACCTGGGGCTTCTGGTGGAACCGGCAGCAGTAAATCGAAGAGCAAGGGCCAGCGCGGCAAGGGAAGCTCGAGCAACGCGGGAGCGGGCGGAGCCTCCTCTGGAGTGACGGTCAACGCGGGCAGCGGCATCGGCGGTGCTGGCGCAGCGTCCAGCGCTGGCAGTGGCGGAGGCAGTGGGGCCACCGGCCCCAGCGGCAATTCGTCAAAGCGGGGCAAGGGTAGCAGTAGTgccggcggcggcggcggtggcggcggcggcagtggcagtggtgCCAATGCCACCAGTGCGACCGGTGCCGGAGCGCGCGGTAGCAGCAAGAAGAAGCCCAGCCAGGTGATGAACTTTGACTCCGAGGAGGAGGACACGGCCAAGCCCATGTCGTACGATGAGAAGCGACAACTATCACTGGACATCAACAAGTTGCCAG GTGACAAACTGGGTCGTGTGGTGCACATCATCCAGAACCGGGAGCCATCGCTGCGGGACTCCAATCCGGACGAGATAGAGATCGACTTTGAGACGCTGAAGCCGTCGACGCTGCGCGAGCTTGAAAGCTATGTGGCGTCGTGTTTGCGCAAAAAAACACGTAAGCCATGTT ATAAAAAGCCTTCCGGGAAATCGAAGGATGAGCAAATGGCGGAAAAGAAGCAGGAGCTGGAGAAGCGGCTGCAGGACGTCACCGGCCAGCTGGGGGCAAGCAAGAAAAACGCCAAGAAAG ATGATTCCACCTCGAACAAGGTGGAGGCTGTGCAGCCAGCTAATCCCGTGTCGTCGAGTTCCAGTTCCAGCGATTCATCGTCCTCGAGTTCGAGTGATAGCAGTTCGAGTGACTCGAGCGACAGTGAAGCAG ATCTCACTAAGCAGCACCGAGTCAACACTGATGTTGCTGACGTTAGCCAACACCGGTCGACGTTAGCCAACACACCTGTTGCGCTAGGTGCGGTCCGGTGGGAGAATGAGG GTGATGGCGACGAACGACCTCCGCGCAAAAAGAAGCCTCGCGACTCGAATGGCAGCAAT GTAAATAACCCCAGCCTCAGCGGTGTTCTGGGAGGAGTCCTGCCGAGTGGCGGCTTGACGCCGACGCTCCTTCACATGGGCCTGGACCACGTGCTGAACCCGAACTCACCCACATCACAAATGG CCAATCTGTTGGGCAATCCGAATCCCTTGACGGCGGCTGCCATGCTGAACAATAACAACAAGACGACGTTGCAGGTCGGCGGCAGCTTCGGTGGCGCCTCCGCGGGCGGCAACAACAGTATGCTGCACGGCCCGGTTGGTGCAACGGCGCACCACAAGAACGGACAAAACGACCACCTAATGACTGGCAAAGTGCCGCCTGGCGGTGGAGCTGCCGGAGCCGCTTCCCTGCCGCCACACAGCTATGCCGGTAGCGTGCCCACCCAGGCCGCAAGTCTGAGCGGAGGGGGCATACGGATAGCCAGTAATCTGCACAAGCATCCCAACCTGCCCGGCGGCGACCTGGTCGAGAATCACGCGGCGCTGACCGCTGCCTTGACGTCGACCgtcaacagcaacagcggcagcggAGCTGGAGTGGGCGTGGGCGCCGGCCTGAGCAACACCAGCAGTGGCACCGCCTCGGGCCACACACTTAACGCCAACACAATGGGTGGCCACGGCGATGGCTTGTCGAGTGGCTCGCTGTCATCGGGTCTGAAGCAAATACCGCAGTTCGACGACCCCGTTGAGCAGTCGCTGGCCTCCCTGGAGTTCAGCGCGGCGGCGGCCTCCACGGGCAAGTCGGGCCTAACCGATAACTTTTTGATGGCCCAGCAGGGACACCTAATGCAGCAACCtggtcagcagcagcagcagccgccctTTGGacaccaccagcagcaacagcaacaccagcagcaacagcagcagcagcaccagcaccacaTGGACTACATGACGGAACTGCTGACAAAAGGGGCTGAGAATGTGCCCGGCATGAATGGAAATCTTCTGAACTTCAACCTTGACATGGCGGCTGCGGCGGCCTACCAGCAGAAGCAACACCACGGCCAGCactcccagcagcagcagcaacaacaacaacagcaacagcagcagcaacaacagcagcagcagcagtcgcacAACAATGGCTTCAATGTGGCGGACTTTGGCATGCCAGGATTCGATAATCTTACGGCAACAGCATTCCTTGACCTGGAGCACAcactccagcagcagcacatgcagctgcaacagcagcagcaacagcagcaccaccatcaCCAACAGCAGACCCTCCAGCAGCTCCAAGcccaccagcaacagcagctgcagctgacCAACAAAATGCTCCTCATACCCAAACCGATCGAGTCGATGATGCCCAGTCCGCCGGACAAGCTGAAGGTAATGCTGAAAGTATCGCAATCGCCCTCCGAAATGAAGCTGCACTCAAGCCAGGCGGCGGCCGCCCAGAGCATGCTGGCTCAGTCATTCAAGGCGGCCGAGCAAAACCTGAAGAATGCCAGCTCGTGGTCTTCGCTGGCATCGGCCAGCTCACCGCAGAACACTTCGAGCAGCTCGAGCAGCAGCAAGCCCAAGCCGGCGATGGATTCATTCCAGCAATTCCGCAATAAAGCCAAAGAACGCGACCGCCTCAAGCTGTTAGAGGCGGCCGAGAAGGAGAAAAAGCACCAGAAGGAGGCTGCcgagaaggagcagcagcgaAAGCATCACAAGTCATCCTCGTCCTCATCCGCCTTACAGGTGGCCcaggctgccgctgccgctgtagCAACCGCCGCAGTAGCAGCTgccgcagcggcagcggcagcctcCTCAGCAAACATCTCCACCGGAAATGCGCCTCAGTCTAGCGCAGGACAGATCAGCAGTGATCGGGAAAGGTCCAGCAGCGCTGTGGATGCCACCCGCATGAGCAGTGGTGGGGGAGGCAACGGCGGCCTCCTCCTACCCggcaatggcaacaacagcagcaactcTGCCAACAGCAATGGACCAGGCAGTGCGGGCAGCGGCAGTGGGGGCCCCGTCAGTGGCCCGGCAAGTGGCGGCGGACCCAACAGCGGCGGGTGCATCATCGGCCCGTTGGCAAATacaggcagcaacagcaacagcggcgTTGCCAGCGGAGCCacaagcagcaacagcaatagcaGTGTTGGCGGAGTGGTCGGGAGCGGGGGGCCCGGCTCGAATAGCCAGGGCAGTAGCGGTGGGGGCGGAACCATGGGAAGCGGACTCCTAGAATACGGCCAACAGGTGGTGGTACTCACGCAGGCGGCGGCGAATGCCCAGGCCCAGCACGTATCGACTACAATGACAGCCCAGACCGTTCTGGCCTCCTCGCCCCTGGAGGCTATGGAGAGTGGCAG GAAAAGCGTGCATGACACCCAGTCCCAGATATCTCGTGTCGAGGACATCAAGGCATCGCCGGGCCAGGGCCAGAGCTCGCCGGCACAGCAATCGCCGCAAGATCGGGCAGCGGCCAAGCGTGCGGAGCAGCGAAGGGCGGAGCAGGAGAGACGCAGACGCGAAGCG TTGGCTGGTCAAATCGACATGAACATGCAGAGTGATCTTATGGCAGCGTTTGAGGAGACGTTGTAG